Proteins co-encoded in one Chroococcidiopsis sp. TS-821 genomic window:
- a CDS encoding ABC transporter ATP-binding protein: MNEIITILEAQQLTRRFGGLVAVNNVSFAVNKNEIFGLIGPNGAGKTTLFNLMTGLLQPSSGKLLYSGKEIIKLRPHQIASQGIARTFQNIRLFGELTAIENIIVARHIHINSNILTGVLGLPPAPKEEQKNKQKALELLALVGLSDRATEKARNLPYGDQRRLEIARALAIEPQILLLDEPAAGMNPYEKQALSKFIRQIATDFNLTIILIEHHVPLVMGLCDRIAVLDFGQLIALGQPEKVRTDPAVIEAYLGAG; the protein is encoded by the coding sequence ATGAATGAGATAATTACTATTTTAGAAGCACAGCAGCTAACGCGGCGTTTTGGTGGTTTAGTTGCCGTCAACAACGTTTCTTTTGCTGTTAATAAAAATGAAATTTTTGGTTTAATTGGTCCTAATGGAGCTGGCAAAACAACACTGTTTAATTTAATGACAGGTTTGCTACAACCTTCAAGTGGAAAGTTACTGTATTCAGGTAAAGAAATTATTAAACTCCGCCCGCACCAAATCGCCTCGCAAGGAATCGCTAGAACATTTCAAAATATTCGTTTATTTGGCGAACTTACCGCAATAGAAAATATTATCGTTGCTCGACATATTCATATCAATAGTAATATATTGACTGGAGTTTTGGGACTACCACCTGCACCAAAAGAAGAGCAGAAAAACAAACAAAAAGCCTTGGAGTTACTCGCCTTAGTTGGTTTAAGCGATCGTGCCACAGAAAAAGCCCGTAATTTACCTTACGGCGATCAGCGCAGATTAGAAATTGCTCGTGCCCTAGCCATAGAACCGCAAATTTTACTTCTTGACGAACCTGCAGCGGGAATGAACCCCTACGAAAAACAAGCCTTAAGCAAATTTATTCGGCAAATTGCTACAGATTTTAATTTAACTATTATCTTAATCGAGCATCACGTCCCACTGGTGATGGGATTATGCGATCGCATCGCTGTCTTAGATTTTGGTCAGTTAATTGCGCTAGGTCAACCAGAAAAAGTTAGAACTGATCCTGCTGTCATCGAAGCTTACCTAGGAGCAGGATAA
- a CDS encoding ABC transporter ATP-binding protein, whose translation MSLSYSKEIIYPTDYLLEIKNLSVSYGSIQALKNIDIVVKSGEVVTLIGANGAGKTTTLRAISRLIKCHSGQIYYEKCDITRYPAYKVVQSGIAHCPEGRRILARQTVLDNLKLGAYIRPNFATVKADIDRQFEIFPRLAERRNQLAGTLSGGEQQMLAIARALMSKPKLLLLDEPSLGLAPAVVREIFSIVQNLRTTGVTILLVEQNANLALQVADRGYVLEAGCITLTDKAANLLNNEQVKKAYLG comes from the coding sequence ATGAGCTTGAGTTATTCCAAAGAAATAATATATCCTACTGATTACTTGCTAGAAATCAAAAACTTGTCAGTTAGCTACGGCAGTATTCAAGCACTAAAAAACATCGATATTGTTGTTAAGTCAGGTGAAGTTGTTACCCTAATTGGAGCAAACGGTGCAGGAAAAACTACTACACTACGTGCAATCTCTCGACTAATCAAATGTCACAGCGGACAAATCTATTACGAAAAATGCGACATTACTCGTTATCCTGCATACAAAGTTGTGCAAAGCGGAATTGCGCACTGTCCCGAAGGAAGACGAATACTCGCCCGACAAACAGTGCTTGATAATTTGAAACTAGGTGCATATATCCGCCCTAACTTTGCAACCGTCAAAGCCGATATCGACCGTCAATTCGAGATCTTCCCGCGCCTAGCTGAACGCCGCAATCAACTAGCAGGAACCCTCAGCGGTGGCGAACAACAAATGCTGGCGATCGCGCGCGCCCTCATGAGTAAACCCAAACTACTCCTCTTAGACGAGCCTAGCCTTGGACTTGCTCCTGCGGTTGTCCGCGAAATCTTCTCGATCGTCCAAAACCTTCGTACTACCGGCGTTACGATTCTCCTTGTCGAACAAAACGCCAACCTCGCCCTGCAAGTTGCCGATCGCGGCTACGTCTTAGAAGCGGGCTGCATCACCCTCACCGACAAAGCCGCCAACCTCCTCAACAACGAACAAGTCAAAAAAGCTTACCTAGGGTAA
- a CDS encoding DUF4174 domain-containing protein, with amino-acid sequence MTQLIPFLLTLLTISANLSVTSTTPTTPNTLMLNLQSYQWKNRLLLVFAPSENTPEYQQQMQLFSNQTAEFVDRDLLLIELFSNGTSRINGKPINPEDVTSIKQQFNIGDEFSVILVGKDGTAKRREMTPVEPTAIFQQIDAMPMRQREMRSQ; translated from the coding sequence ATGACCCAACTCATTCCCTTTTTACTAACCCTCCTGACTATTTCTGCCAACTTATCTGTCACCTCTACAACACCCACTACACCCAATACACTTATGCTCAATCTTCAATCTTACCAATGGAAAAATCGCCTACTGCTTGTATTTGCCCCCTCAGAAAATACCCCTGAATATCAACAGCAGATGCAACTGTTTTCAAATCAAACCGCAGAATTTGTAGACCGAGACTTGCTTTTGATCGAACTTTTCTCCAACGGTACAAGCCGCATCAACGGCAAGCCAATCAACCCAGAAGACGTCACTTCAATCAAACAACAATTCAATATCGGCGACGAATTCAGCGTAATTCTCGTCGGCAAAGACGGTACAGCCAAGCGCCGCGAAATGACTCCTGTCGAGCCCACAGCCATCTTTCAGCAGATCGATGCTATGCCTATGCGCCAACGAGAAATGCGATCGCAATGA
- a CDS encoding secondary thiamine-phosphate synthase enzyme YjbQ → MLIKNELIEVETSEGISIYNITPQIEKILAATAIENGQVLVFSRHTTTALAINENEERLLHDVKVHLEKLVPPSGKYLHNDLHLRVVPPDEPMNAHSHLMAMMLSSSEVIPVVDGKLALGTWQSVLFFDLDGPRRRSVMVQVSGE, encoded by the coding sequence ATGCTGATTAAGAACGAGCTAATTGAAGTCGAAACGTCTGAGGGCATTAGTATATACAACATTACGCCTCAGATTGAAAAGATCCTCGCTGCTACCGCGATTGAAAATGGTCAAGTTTTAGTTTTTTCGCGACACACAACCACAGCTTTAGCAATTAATGAGAATGAGGAGAGATTGCTGCACGATGTCAAGGTGCATCTAGAAAAGTTAGTGCCTCCTTCTGGAAAATATCTACATAATGACTTGCATTTGCGGGTTGTACCGCCGGACGAACCGATGAATGCACACTCGCATTTGATGGCAATGATGCTCAGTAGTAGCGAAGTCATTCCTGTTGTGGATGGAAAACTTGCACTCGGAACGTGGCAATCAGTGTTATTTTTTGATTTGGATGGTCCGCGGAGAAGAAGTGTCATGGTACAAGTTAGCGGCGAGTAA